A region of Acidobacteriota bacterium DNA encodes the following proteins:
- the msrB gene encoding peptide-methionine (R)-S-oxide reductase MsrB produces the protein METSAATTEEEWRKTLTEEQFYVCRMKGTEPPFSGKYYANKADGSYLCVACGSELFSSDTKFDSGTGWPSFWAPVEKERVAMEADDSYGMRRVEVLCRRCGSHLGHVFDDGPRPTGLRFCINSAALDFKEKPGK, from the coding sequence ATGGAAACGTCTGCTGCCACCACCGAAGAGGAGTGGAGAAAGACCCTGACGGAGGAGCAGTTCTACGTCTGCAGGATGAAGGGGACCGAGCCCCCCTTTTCCGGCAAGTACTATGCCAACAAGGCGGACGGCTCCTATCTTTGCGTCGCCTGCGGCAGCGAGCTCTTCAGCTCGGACACCAAGTTCGACTCGGGGACCGGGTGGCCCAGCTTCTGGGCTCCGGTCGAGAAAGAACGAGTCGCCATGGAAGCGGACGACAGCTACGGGATGAGGAGAGTCGAGGTCCTGTGCCGTCGTTGCGGATCTCACCTGGGACACGTCTTCGACGACGGGCCCCGTCCCACCGGCCTGCGCTTCTGCAT